One Drechmeria coniospora strain ARSEF 6962 chromosome 01, whole genome shotgun sequence genomic region harbors:
- a CDS encoding putative P-type amino-phospholipid-ATPase, producing MAGRSTGGPHRGGASGNLEDLLLDLDNDQPVYNDGQRSPLNDDDLMRSYGIDHELHGNRRPSESYDDFVGGSRPSAAGTFRGTPLTPAAEEGDRLRTSRYSQSSTPGGYQRYADDSDDYPTDTESFYHQTGPAARERAPSAAHQVARKRNSVLNLGGGFFGRLKNKLGMGQGYSEMDLPLTEPGQERGAPARERSKGKKFDMGNFKFGFGRSKPDPSTLGPRIIHLNNPPANAANKYVDNHISTAKYNVASFLPKFLLEQFSKVANIFFLFTAALQQIPGLSPTNRYTTIAPLLIVLLISAGKELVEDYRRRQADNALNTSQARVLRGSSFNETKWINVAVGDVVRVESEEPFPADLVLLASSEPEGLCYIETANLDGETNLKIKQALPETSSMVSSSELSRLGGRIKSEQPNSSLYTYEATLTMQSGGGEKELPLNPEQLLLRGATLRNTPWIHGVVVFTGHETKLMRNATATPIKRTKVERQLNWLVLMLVGMLVTLSVICTVGDLVMRSVQFDSLSYLYLDRINNAGKVAQTFAKDMVTYWVLFSSLVPISLFVTIELVKYWHGILINDDLDMYHDKTDTPATCRTSSLVEELGMVEYVFSDKTGTLTCNQMEFKQCTIAGIQYADDVSEDRRATSADDLDGIHDFERLRANLRDGHESAPAIDHFLALLATCHTVIPEMTEKGSVKYQAASPDEGALVQGAVELGYKFTARKPRSVIIEAGGRELEYELLAVCEFNSTRKRMSAIYRCPDGKLRCYCKGADTVILERLSDQNPHVEVTLRHLEEYASEGLRTLCLAMREIPEPEYAEWSRIFEAAGTTVGGTRADELDKAAEIIEHDFFLLGATAIEDRLQDGVPETIHTLQQANIKVWVLTGDRQETAINIGMSCKLLSEDMMLLIVNEESSAATRDNLQKKIDAIRTQGDGTIEMETLALIIDGKSLTYALEKELEKLFLDLAIMCKAVICCRVSPLQKALVVKLVKKYQKESILLAIGDGANDVSMIQAAHIGVGISGEEGLQAARSADVAIAQFRFLRKLLLVHGAWSYHRVSKTILFSFYKNITLYMTQFWYTFQNVFSGQVIYESWTLSFYNVFYTVLPPLALGILDQFISARLLDRYPQLYVMGQRNDAFKLKVFGQWIANAFYHSIILYIFSELIWYGDLIQGDGLIAGHWVWGTALYGAVLLTILGKAALVTTNWTKYHVMAIPGSMAIWYVFIAAYGTVAPMVHFSNEYHGVVPRLYASPIFWLQTVTLAILCLIRDFAWKYAKRMYWPQTYHHIQEIQKYNIQDYRPRMEQFQKAIRKVRQVQRMRKQRGYAFSQADESQTRVLQAYDTTKHRGRYGEMESSRPTDR from the exons ATGGCTGGACGATCAACCGGAGGCCCCCATCGCGGTGGCGCCTCCGGGAACCTCGAGGACCTTTTGCTGGATCTCGACAACGATCAACCCGTGTACAACGACGGCCAGCGCTCCCCCCTCAACGATGACGACTTGATGCGATCCTACGGCATCGATCACGAGCTGCACGGCaaccgtcggccgtcggaaTCGTACGATGACTTTGTCGGCGGCTCACGCCCCTCCGCCGCTGGCACCTTCCGCGGGACTCCGTTGACGCCCGCGGCAGAGGAGGGCGACCGACTCAGGACCAGCCGGTACAGCCAATCGTCTACTCCGGGAGGCTATCAGCGCTACGCCGACGACTCCGACGACTACCCGACCGACACCGAATCATTCTACCACCAAACCGgccccgccgcccgcgaacgtgctccctcggcggcccATCAGGTCGCGCGGAAACGAAACAGCGTCCTCAACCTCGGCGGAGGCTTTTTCGGTCGCCTCAAGAACAAGCTGGGCATGGGACAGGGCTACTCCGAGATGGACCTGCCCCTCACCGAACCGGGACAAGAGAGAGGCGCGCCCGCTCGCGAGCGCTCGAAGGGCAAGAAGTTCGACATGGGAAACTTCAAGTTTGGCTTCGGCCGGAGCAAGCCCGATCCGTCGACGCTCGGCCCCCGCATCATCCATCTCAACAATCCGCCGGCGAACGCGGCGAACAAGTACGTCGACAACCACATATCGACAGCCAAATACAACGTCGCCTCCTTCCTCCCCAAGTTCCTCCTCGAGCAGTTCTCCAAGGTGGCCAACATCTTCTTCCTGTTCACCGCCGCCCTGCAGCAGATCCCCGgcctctcgccgacgaacCGATACACGACCATCGCCCCCCTGCTCATCGTCCTCCTCATCTCCGCCGGCAAGGAATTGGTCGAGGACTACCGAAGGAGGCAGGCCGACAACGCGCTCAACACCTCGCAGGCCCGCGTCTTGCGTGGATCGAGCTTCAACGAGACCAAGTGGAtcaacgtcgccgtcggcgacgtcgtgaGGGTCGAGTCGGAGGAGCCCTTCcccgccgacctcgtcctgctcgcgAGCTCGGAGCCGGAAGGGCTCTGCTACATCGAAACGGcgaacctcgacggcgagacgaaCCTGAAGATCAAGCAGGCGTTGCCCGAGACCTCGTCGATGGTCTCGTCGAGCGAGCTGAGccgtctcggcggccgcATCAAGTCGGAGCAGCCCAACAGCAGCCTCTACACGTACGAGGCCACCCTCACCATGCAGTCGGGAGGGGGCGAGAAGGAGCTCCCGCTCAACCCGGAGCAGCTTCTGCTGCGAGGCGCGACGCTGCGGAACACGCCTTGGAtccacggcgtcgtcgtcttcaccgGCCACGAGACCAAGCTCATGCGGaacgcgacggcgacgccgatcAAGCGAACCAAGGTCGAGAGGCAGCTCAACTGGCTCGTCCTGATGCTCGTCGGCATGCTCGTCACGCTCAGCGTCATCTgcaccgtcggcgacctcgtcatGCGCAGCGTCCAGTTCGACTCCCTctcgtacctgtacctcGACCGCATCAACAACGCCGGCAAGGTGGCGCAGACGTTTGCCAAGGACATGGTCACCTACTGGGTTTTGTTCTCCTCCCTCGTGCCCATCTCCCTCTTCGTCAccatcgagctcgtcaagtaCTGGCACGGCATCCTCATcaacgacgacctcgacatGTACCACGACAAGACCGACACGCCGGCCACCTGCCGGACCTCGAGCttggtcgaggagctcggcaTGGTCGAGTACGTCTTCTCCGACAAGACGGGCACCCTCACCTGCAACCAGATGGAGTTTAAGCAGTGCACGATCGCGGGCATCCagtacgccgacgacgtgtcCGAGGACCGGCgagcgacgtcggccgacgacctcgacggcatccacgACTTCGAGAGGCTGAGGGCCAACCTGAGGGACGGGCAcgagtcggcgccggccatcgaccacttcctcgccctcctggCCACGTGCCACACGGTGATCCCGGAGATGACGGAGAAGGGATCGGTCAAGTACCAGGCCGCGTCCCCCGACGAAGGGGCCCTCGTccagggcgccgtcgagctcggctaCAAGTTCACGGCGCGAAAGCCGAGGTCGGTCAtcatcgaggccggcggccgggaGCTCGAGTACGAGCTGCTGGCGGTGTGCGAGTTCAACTCGACGCGCAAGCGGATGTCGGCCATCTACCGATGCCCGGACGGCAAGCTGCGGTGCTACTGCAAGGGCGCCGAcaccgtcatcctcgagcgGCTGAGCGACCAGAACCCGCACGTCGAGGTGACGCTGCGGCACCTCGAGGAGTACGCGTCCGAGGGACTGCGCACGCTCTGCCTCGCCATGCGGGAGATCCCCGAGCCCGAGTACGCCGAGTGGAGCAGGATATTCGAAGCGGCCGGGACGACGGTGGGGGGGACGcgggccgacgagctcgacaaggcggccgagattATCGAGCAcgacttcttcctcctcggcgcgacggccatcgaggACCGGCTCCAGGACGGCGTGCCGGAGACGATCCACACGCTGCAGCAGGCCAACATCAAGGTCTGGGTGCTGACGGGCGATCGTCAAGAGACGGCCATCAACATCGGCATGAGCTGCAAGCTGCTTAGCGAGGACATGATGCTCCTCATCGTCAACGAggagtcgtcggcggcgacgcgggaCAACCTGCAGAAGAAGATTGACGCCATCAGGACGCagggcgacggcaccatcgAGATGGAGACGCTGGCGCtcatcatcgacggcaaGTCGCTGACGTACGCGCTCGAgaaggagctcgagaagctcttcctcgacctcgccatcATGTGCAAGGCCGTCATCTGCTGCCGCGTCTCGCCGCTGCAGAAGGCGTTGGTGGTGAAGCTCGTCAAGAAGTACCAGAAGGAGTCGATCCTGctggccatcggcgacgggGCCAACGACGTGTCGATGATCCAGGCCGCCcacatcggcgtcggcatcagcggcgaggagggactgcaggcggcgaggagcgcCGACGTGGCGATTGCGCAGTTCCGCTTCCTCCGcaagctgctgctcgtccacGGCGCCTGGAGCTACCACCGCGTGAGCAAGACGATCCTGTTTTCCTTTTACAAGAACATCACGCTGTACATGACGCAGTTTTGG TACACGTTCCAGAACGTCTTCTCCGGACAGGTCATTTACGAATCGTGGACGCTGTCCTTTTACAACGTCTTCTACACGgtcctgccgccgctggcgcTGGGCATCCTCGACCAGTTCATCTCGGCCCGGCTCCTCGATAGGTACCCACAGCTGTACGTAATGGGCCAGAGGAACGACGCGTTCAAGCTCAAGGTGTTTGGGCAGTGGATCGCCAACGCCTTCTACCACTCGATCATCCTCTACATATTCTCGGAGCTCATCTGGTACGGCGACCTGATCCAGGGCGACggcctcatcgccggccACTGGGTCTGGGGCACGGCGCTCTACGGCGCGGTGCTCCTCACCATCCTCGGCAAGGCGGCTCTCGTGACGACGAACTGGACCAAGTACCACGTCATGGCCATCCCCGGCAGCATGGCCATCTGGTACGTCTTCATCGCGGCGTACGGAACGGTGGCGCCGATGGTGCACTTTTCGAACGAGTATCACGGCGTCGTGCCGCGGCTGTACGCGAGCCCCATATTCTGGCTGCAGACGGTGACCCTGGCGATCCTGTGCCTCATCCGCGACTTTGCGTGGAAGTACGCCAAGCGGATGTACTGGCCACAGACGTACCATCACATCCAGGAGATTCAAAAGTACAATATCCAGGACTACCGTCCCAG AATGGAGCAGTTCCAGAAGGCGATCCGCAAGGTGCGGCAGGTGCAGCGGATGCGGAAGCAGCGTGGCTATGCTTTCTCGCAGGCGGACGAGAGCCAAACGCGCGTGCTGCAGGCCTACGACACGACAAAACACAGGGGACGGTACGGAGAGATGGAGAGCTCGCGACCGACGGACCGGTag
- a CDS encoding epoxide hydrolase, protein MDTRKLVPNDPRVKYTKASVNGRVYQLTVGEPQAMAAIETVMLIHGFPDSSFGWRCQVPYLMSMGFRVVVPDMLGYSGTDRPEDLHQFSLKSLSADIKELARHFVGDGQIILGGHDWGGALVWRVALWHPELLKAVFSICTPFVAPSPSWIALEDVIAMGKYSNFGYQLQLKGPEVENAIQGAGKLRQFLNGMFGGVGSNGEFAFTPEKGVQLDSLPKLKRSRLLSDEELDHYVEQYMKQDAPQLRGPLNWYRTRKINWEDEMLLADSHVSLEMPTLFIAAKKDSVLLPSLSVGMERHMPKLTRAEVNGSHWALTGASEEVNEHIGKWLNGLLGGILKSSL, encoded by the coding sequence ATGGATACCAGGAAACTTGTCCCCAACGACCCTCGGGTCAAGTACACCAAGGCAAGCGTCAACGGCAGGGTCTACCAGTTGACCGTCGGGGAGCCgcaggccatggcggccatcGAAACCGTCATGCTCATCCATGGCTTCCCTGACAGCAGCTTCGGCTGGCGTTGCCAGGTTCCCTACCTCATGTCAATGGGCTTCCGCGTTGTCGTCCCAGACATGCTTGGCTACAGCGGGACGGACAGACCCGAGGATCTGCACCAGTTTTCGCTAAAGAGCCTGTCGGCAGACATCAAGGAGCTCGCCCGCCActtcgtcggcgatgggcaGATCATCCTGGGCGGGCACGACTGGGGCGGTGCGCTCGTATGGCGCGTCGCTCTGTGGCATCCCGAGCTGCTCAAGGCCGTTTTCAGCATCTGCACGCCATTTGTTGCGCCCTCCCCTTCTTGGATAGCACTCGAAGAcgtcatcgccatgggcaagtacagcaacTTTGGCTACCAGCTTCAATTGAAGGGCCCCGAAGTCGAGAATGCCATCCAGGGTGCGGGAAAGCTGCGGCAGTTCCTCAACGGCATGTTCGGCGGTGTCGGGTCAAACGGAGAATTCGCCTTCACGCCCGAAAAGGGTGTCCAGCTCGACAGCTTGCCAAAGCTGAAGAGGAGCCGCTTGCTttccgacgaggagctcgaccaTTACGTCGAGCAGTACATGAAGCAGGACGCACCTCAGCTGCGCGGGCCGCTGAACTGGTACCGAACTCGCAAGATCAACTGGGAAGACGAGATGCTGCTCGCAGACAGCCACGTGTCACTCGAGATGCCGACCCTGTTCATCGCCGCGAAAAAAGACAGCGTTCTGCTACCATCTCTCTCCGTAGGCATGGAGCGGCACATGCCAAAGCTGACCCGAGCAGAGGTCAACGGCTCTCACTGGGCGTTGACCGGCGCAAGCGAGGAGGTGAACGAACACATTGGCAAGTGGCTGAATGGTTTGCTGGGCGGGATTCTCAAGTCGTCGCTGTAA
- a CDS encoding pre-mRNA splicing factor syf2, with protein sequence MAPPTKKRRTRAAAAAEAATEEGSAAAEAAAMPEVNEQQEREAENEKVAAKVPAKRKAKGKKNQTSEAAPSEVAMEATNEREAAAQREPSPPKVAIAEPLAEAAAETVMDETTIQRAAESPGAAEVAAKAKERMARFKSLQARAKSSSETNFKEATKESQRLASDPSKLTALHRKRAIASHKLLKADVEEAGEDFERKRAWDWTVDESDKWDKRMRKKGSHRDNNAFADDHQESNKVYKRQLQNIQPDLEQYGKQRMAAIEKAAASGGLDIVETDDGELIAIDKDGSFYSTADTTSFAQNKPDKAAVDRLVADMKRAEEQRLKKRRERMAKNGDDGDITYINEKNKQFNQKLSRFYDKYTADIRDSFERGTRI encoded by the coding sequence ATGGCCCCTCCGACGAAGAAGCGACGAACACGCGCCGCGGCAGCGGCCGAAGCCGCGACAGAAGAagggtcggcggcggcggaagcagCGGCAATGCCAGAGGTGAATGAGCAGCAAGAACGCGAGGCCGAGAACGAGAAGGTGGCGGCCAAGGTCCCGGCGAAGCGGAAGGCGAAGGGCAAAAAAAATCAGACGTCGGAGGCTGCGCCTTCGGAGGTCGCCATGGAGGCAACCAATGAGAGAGAAGCGGCGGCTCAGAGAGAGCCATCTCCGCCCAAGGTGGCCATCGCGGAGCCCTTGGCCGAAGCGGCTGCGGAAACGGTCATGGACGAAACGACAATCCAGAGGGCGGCGGAATCTCCTGGCGCGGCCGAAGTTGCCGCCAAAGCCAAAGAACGCATGGCTCGCTTCAAGTCCCTCCAGGCCCGGGCCAAGAGCTCCTCGGAAACGAACTTCAAGGAGGCGACAAAGGAGTCCCAGCGACTGGCCAGCGACCCGAGCAAGCTGACGGCCCTCCATCGCAAGCGCGCCATCGCCTCGCACAAGCTTCTCAAAGCCGACGTCGAagaggcgggcgaggactTTGAGCGCAAGCGTGCCTGGGACTGGACCGTGGACGAGAGCGACAAGTGGGACAAGCGCATGAGGAAGAAGGGATCCCATCGCGACAACAACGccttcgccgacgaccacCAGGAGAGCAACAAGGTCTACAAGCGGCAGCTGCAAAACATACAACCAGACTTGGAGCAGTACGGGAAGCAACGGATGGCGGCCAtcgagaaggcggccgcctcgggcggcctcgacatcgtcgagacggacgacggcgagctcatcgccatcgacaaGGACGGATCCTTCtactcgacggccgacacgACCTCGTTTGCCCAGAACAAACCCGACAAGGCGGCTGTCGACCGTCTGGTGGCGGACATGAAGCgcgccgaggagcagaggCTGAAGAAGAGGAGGGAGCGGATGGCCAagaacggcgacgacggcgacatcaCCTACATCAACGAGAAGAACAAGCAGTTCAACCAGAAGCTCAGCCGCTTCTACGACAAGTACACGGCAGACATCCGGGACAGCTTCGAGCGGGGCACGAGGATATAG
- a CDS encoding NAD dependent epimerase/dehydratase family protein, whose amino-acid sequence MSAAKRLVVCGGSGFLGSRICKYAVARGWDVTSVSRSGEPKWDAVTASPDTPSWAHKVSWERADILRPATYAPLLRGADAVVHSMGILLEADYKGVVSGKESPVAALQRMFSPTSDRSANPLEKRSGEDIKPRDVKDQFSYEVMNRDSAVSLAKHAAEASVASFCYISACGGAPVMPPRYISTKRQAEVTIATSFHDMRSLFIRAPFMYDGSRKFTMGLAAMAGAGAIFNNLTAHYLDGFLGAAGAKPLRVDVVAEAVVEALEDESVRGPVEIPEIEDLATKAWRKTML is encoded by the exons ATGTCGGCGGCCAAGCGGCTTGTCGTCTGCGGTGGCAGCGGCTTCCTAGGCTCGCGCATTTGCAAGTACGCCGTCGCGCGCGGCTGGGACGTCACCTCGGTCAG CCGATCCGGGGAACCAAAATGGGACGCCGTCACGGCCTCGCCCGACACGCCCTCCTGGGCGCACAAGGTCTCCTGGGAGCGCGCCGACATTCTCCGGCCAGCCACGTACGCGCCGCTTCTCCGGGGCGCCGACGCTGTCGTCCACAGCATGGGAATactcctcgaggccgactaCAAGGGCGTCGTTTCCGGCAAGGAATCGCCCGTCGCGGCCTTGCAGCGCATgttctcgccgacgagcgaccGGAGCGCGAACCCGCTGGAGAAGAGGTCGGGCGAGGACATTAAGCCGCGCGACGTCAAGGATCAGTTCTCGTACGAGGTCATGAACCGCGACAGCGCCGTCTCCTTGGCCAAgcacgcggccgaggcgagcgtcgCCTCCTTCTGCTACATATCCGCCTGCGGTGGCGCCCCGGTCATGCCGCCACGCTACATCTCGACGAAACGGCAGGCCGAGGTGACCATCGCCACGAGCTTCCACGACATGCGCAGCCTCTTCATACGAGCGCCCTTCATGTACGACGGTTCGCGCAAGTTCACCATGGGCTTGGCCGCAATGGCCGGCGCGGGCGCCATCTTCAACAACCTGACGGCCCACtacctcgacggcttcctcggcgccgccggcgcgaaGCCCCTCCGGGTGGACGTCGTGGCCGAAGCCGTGGtggaggcgctcgaggacgaaTCCGTCCGGGGTCCCGTCGAAATTCCCGAGATTGAAGATCTCGCGACCAAGGCGTGGAGGAAAACGATGCTGTAG
- a CDS encoding mitochondrial distribution and morphology protein 34 yields the protein MAFNFNWSPLTADADFYSRARDLLTKALNKSPKPPIIVDDILVSELNLGTVPPDLEILEIGDLAEDRFRGIFKMSYSGDAFLTLKTRVQANPLNTYLNSKPSFTSPQPLAAASGLTIPLSITLSEIKLSAFIILVFSKQKGLTLVFRNDPLESLKVSSTFDSIQFVRDYLQRTIEQQLRNLMMDELPAIIHRLSLQLWCPDQAKGTETSQEDTDEKGADPFASPPLDPVDANGNLLDAGAISELTLNGGGEVQSLFSQKNLLRLAALTDSHRTLSLFTPGIQEVVFRAWSGYGDRSGSATPSPTTPSLARIHSFPTGGSNTYTFSDSGSAAYGHFSSRSSVVSLNSAASGSAHVPILRSRSGRKKKNRIVNLRRTGSEASSEAGTSENASDTASVCGPSSKSSQSASIPEEAPVAAVPLGPPGRLHSPAWHKEAPSMRQALMSDMYEKNVEQAASAAKAKESLKTVESTEVAAEKVPRSFHHGAVPARDQTYGGPDTGSVILEQAWIMKMAGEIARRVYDEKKREQSGWGNGEIPPPPAYEAAAP from the exons ATGGCCTTCAACTTCAACTGGTCGCCTCTtacggccgacgccgacttcTACAGTCGTGCGCGCGACCTCTTGACCAAGGCGCTCAACAAATCGCCCAAACCGCCCATCATCGTCGATGATATCCTCGTCAGCGAGCTCAACCTGGGCACCGTCCCTCCTGACCTCGAAATCCTCGAGATTGGCGATCTCGCCGAGGATCGATTTCGTGGCATCTTCAAAATGTCCTACTCGGGCGATGCATTTTTGACACTCAAAACACGGGTTCAA GCAAATCCACTCAACACCTATCTCAACTCCAAGCCATCATTCACCTCTCCGCAACCACTTGCGGCCGCTTCAGGCTTGACGATACCGCTATCGATAACGTTGTCGGAAATAAAACTTTCGGCCTTCATCATCCTCGTTTTCTCCAAGCAGAAAGGACTCACTCTGGTCTTCCGAAACGACCCGCTCGAGTCACTGAAGGTCTCCTCCACCTTCGACTCCATCCAGTTCGTGCGCGACTACTTGCAAAGGACGATCGAGCAGCAGCTGCGGAACCTGATGATGGACGAACTGCCTGCCATCATCCATCGACTGTCGCTCCAGTTGTGGTGCCCCGACCAAGCGAAGGGCACCGAGACCTCGCAGGAGGACACCGACGAGAAGGGGGCAGATCCGTTTGCGAGCCCGCCGCTGGACCCTGTGGATGCGAATGGCAATCTCCTagacgccggcgccatctCGGAACTGACTCTCaacggaggcggcgaggtgcaGTCCCTCTTCTCGCAGAAGAACCTCTTACGGCTGGCAGCCTTGACCGACTCTCACCGGACACTATCCCTGTTTACGCCAGGCATCCAAGAGGTCGTCTTCCGCGCCTGGTCCGGATACGGGGATCGCTCGGGCTCCGCCACGCCCTCGCCCACGACGCCTAGCCTTGCCAGGATACACTCGTTCCCAaccggcggcagcaacacCTACACCTTTTCCGACTCGGGCAGCGCGGCGTACGGCCACTTCTCGTCACGGTCATCGGTCGTCAGCCTCAACTCAGCCGCTTCCGGTTCGGCCCACGTTCCGATCCTGCGGTCGCGATCTGGGCGGAAGAAGAAGAATCGCATCGTGAATCTCCGACGAACCGGCTCGGAAGCCAGCTCGGAGGCGGGCACGTCAGAGAACGCGTCGGATACTGCATCGGTCTGCGGGCCGTCTTCCAAGTCGTCCCAGTCCGCCTCTATACCCGAGGAGGCTCCGGTGGCTGCCGTACCTTTGGGTCCTCCGGGGAGGCTTCACTCTCCAGCCTGGCACAAGGAAGCTCCGTCGATGCGCCAGGCGCTCATGTCGGACATGTACGAGAAAAATGTTGAGCAGGCTGCGTCGGCAGCGAAGGCGAAGGAGTCGCTGAAGACGGTCGAGAGCACCGAagtggcggccgagaaggtaCCAAGGAGCTTCCACCATGGCGCCGTGCCTGCCAGGGATCAAACGTACGGAGGCCCCGACACCGGCTCCGTGATCCTCGAGCAGGCGTGGATCATGAAGATGGCGGGCGAGATTGCCCGCCGCGTCTACGACGAGAAGAAACGCGAGCAAAGCGGTTGGGGCAACGGCGAAatcccgccgcctccggcgTACGAAGCTGCGGCCCCTTGA
- a CDS encoding nucleoside transporter family: MDRPARDEYEPLAGVDNYAGHEGDVLEASLVLDRHDVPFSRIEYGIFAFLGLSMLWAWNMFLAAAPYFASRFAADAWVSSNFQSAILTLSTLPNLTTILILAHSQHTASYPFRISLALITNSVLFALLTCSTQLFLDASPRAYLAFLLTIVACSAWATGLIQNGAFAFAGSFRRPEYMQALMAGQGVAGVVPAIAQVVAVVLFPPNSDSAVSSASPAARGGQTSAFLYFLAAVVVSVVALLAILPLFRRHRRIVEGRMAECMTESLTSVDDAERAARKVTSLRHLFRKLHWLALGVALTFATTMFFPVFTAKIRSVQEDKGLLFRPEVFVPLGFFFWNLGDLAGRMATILPISLSHRPRLLFLLSVLRVVQLPLYLLCNVGGRGAVVPSDFFYLFVVQLTFGLTNGWLGSSFMIASGDWVDEGEREATGGFMGLFLVVGLTTGSLLSFTLSSL; encoded by the exons ATGGATCGGCCGGCCAGAGACGAATATGAGCCCCTCGCCGGTGTCGACAACTATGCCGGGCACGAAggcgacgtcctcgaggccTCGCTGGTTCTCGACCGCCATGACGTGCCCTTTTCCCGCATCGAGTACGGCATCTTtgccttcctcggcctctcCATGCTCTGGGCCTG GAACAtgttcctcgccgccgccccctaCTTTGCCTcccgcttcgccgccgacgcctggGTGTCGTCCAACTTCCAATCCGCCATCCTCACCCTCTCGACCTTGCCCAACCTTACCACCATCCTCATTCTCGCCCACAGCCAGCACACGGCCTCGTATCCGTTCCGCATCAGCCTCGCCCTCATCACCAATTCcgtcctcttcgccctcCTCACCTGCTCCACCCAGCTCTTTCTCGATGCCAGTCCCCGCGCCTACCTCGCCTTCCTCctcaccatcgtcgcctgCTCCGCCTGGGCCACGGGGCTGATACAGAACGGCGCCTTCGCCTTTGCCGGTAGCTTTCGCCGTccagagtacatgcaggccCTGATGGCCGGGCAAGGCGTCGCCGGTGTCGTCCCTGCCATCGCCCAGgtggtcgccgtcgtcctgttTCCGCCCAACAGCGACAGCGCCGTCTCATCGGcctcccccgccgcccgagGGGGCCAGACCTCGGCCTTCCTCtacttcctcgccgccgtcgtcgtctccgtcgtcgctctcctCGCCATCTTGCCGCTTttccgccgccaccgccgcatcgtcgagggtCGCATGGCCGAGTGCATGACCGAGTCCCtgacgagcgtcgacgacgccgagcgcgCGGCACGCAAGGTCACCTCCCTGCGACACCTCTTCCGGAAGCTGCACtggctcgccctcggcgtcgccctcaCCTTTGCCACCACCATGTTCTTCCCCGTCTTCACCGCCAAGATCCGCTCCGTCCAGGAAGACAAGGGTCTCCTCTTCCGGCCCGAGGTCTTCGTGCCCCtcggcttcttcttctggAACCTCGGCGACCTGGCCGGTCGGATGGCGACAATTCTTCCCATTTCGCTGAGCCACCGCCCGCGCCTGCTTTTCCTGCTCTCCGTCTTGCGAGTCGTCCAGCTGccgctgtacttgctctgcaacgtcggcggcagaGGCGCCGTCGTTCCGAGCGACTTCTTCtacctcttcgtcgtccagcTGACCTTTGGCCTCACAAACGGCTGGCTCGGATCGAGCTTCATGATAGCCTCCGGCGATTGGgtcgacgaaggcgagcGGGAGGCCACCGGCGGTTTCATGGgactcttcctcgtcgtcggcctcacGACTGGTAGCTTGCTGAGCTTCACATTGTCTAGCCTCTAG
- a CDS encoding histone acetyltransferase subunit: protein MAPSNQLGKRVKLTQIRRPFIVGTTATPFSDANPRPPGTPDNHTHSWEVFVKGLEDIDITYWVRRVQFKLHESIPNYVRMVEAVPGKPFAVTETGWGEFDITIKLYYVNESGEKPQTLYHYLRLHPYGRTEEEKQAMVAANGEIRAWSYEEQLFNEPYETFYQLLTAGAVPRGWKPSASSAKGKGKGKAPPPLPAPDSGDVWERTAMIPRHSRPGLPFSMETEAAEIKKLEDAQKTTEDLTKRLLADMKTREELLATLKAENQAAAAAAKPS from the exons atggcgCCCTCGAACCAGCTGGGGAAACGCGTCAAGCTGACGCAGATCCGCCGGCCTTTCATCGTCGGAACGACTGCCACGCCGTTCTCGGACGCGAACCCGAGGCCCCCCGGCACGCCAGACAACCACACGCACTCGTGGGAAGTCTTTGTCAAAGGCCTTGAGGATATCGACATCACCTACTGGGTCCGTCGTGTGCAGTTCAAGCTGCACGAGTCCATCCCCAACTACGTGCGCA tggtcgaggccgtcccCGGGAAACCCTTTGCCGTGACGGAGACGGGATGGGGTGAGTTCGACATCACCATCAAGCTCTACTACGTCAACGAATCGGGCGAGAAGCCTCAGACCCTCTACCACTACCTCCGCCTCCACCCCTACGGCCGCACCGAAGAGGAGAAGCAGGCAATGGTGGCGGCCAATGGCGAGATCCGTGCCTGGAGCTACGAGGAGCAGCTTTTCAACGAACCCTATGAGACCTTCTACCAGCTTCTCACCGCTGGCGCCGTCCCGCGCGGCTGGAAGCCTTCTGCCTCCTCCGCAAAaggcaagggcaagggcaaggccccccctcccctacCCGCTCCCGACAGTGGCGACGTCTGGGAGCGGACCGCCATGATCCCGCGTCACAGCCGCCCCGGTCTGCCCTTCAGCATGGAgaccgaggcggccgagatcaagaagctcgaggacgcgCAGAAGACGACCGAGGACCTCACCAAGAggctcctcgccgacatgAAGACGAGGGAGGAGCTTCTCGCCACACTCAAGGCCGAGAaccaggccgccgccgccgccgcgaaaCCTTCTTAG